The following coding sequences are from one Streptococcus mitis window:
- the argR gene encoding arginine repressor, producing MRKRDRHQLIKKMITEEKLSTQKEIQDRLEAHNVFVTQTTLSRDLREIGLTKVKKNDMVYYVLANETEKIDLVEFLSHHLEGVARAEFTLVLHTKLGEASVLANIVDANKDEWILGTVAGANTLLVICRDQHVAKLMEDRLLDLMKDK from the coding sequence ATGAGAAAAAGAGATCGTCATCAGTTAATAAAAAAAATGATTACTGAGGAGAAATTAAGTACACAAAAAGAAATTCAAGATCGGTTGGAGGCGCACAATGTCTTTGTGACGCAGACAACCCTGTCTCGTGATTTGCGCGAAATCGGCTTGACCAAGGTCAAGAAAAATGATATGGTGTATTATGTACTAGCAAATGAGACAGAAAAGATTGATTTGGTGGAATTTTTGTCTCATCATTTAGAAGGTGTTGCAAGAGCAGAGTTTACCTTGGTGCTTCATACCAAACTGGGAGAAGCCTCTGTTTTAGCAAATATTGTAGATGCAAACAAGGATGAATGGATTTTAGGAACAGTTGCTGGTGCCAATACCTTATTGGTCATTTGTCGAGACCAGCACGTTGCCAAACTCATGGAAGATCGTTTGCTAGATTTGATGAAAGATAAGTAA
- the galU gene encoding UTP--glucose-1-phosphate uridylyltransferase GalU, translating into MTSKVRKAVIPAAGLGTRFLPATKALAKEMLPIVDKPTIQFIVEEALKSGIEDILVVTGKSKRSIEDHFDSNFELEYNLKEKGKHDLLKLVDETTGMRLHFIRQTHPRGLGDAVLQAKAFVGNEPFVVMLGDDLMDITNDKAIPLTKQLMNDYEKTHASTIAVMPVPHEDVSSYGVIAPQGEGINGLYSVETFVEKPAPEDAPSDLAIIGRYLLTPEIFDILEKQAPGAGNEIQLTDAIDTLNKTQRVFARKFTGARYDVGDKFGFMKTSIDYALKHPQVKDDLKDYLIQLGKELAEKE; encoded by the coding sequence ATGACATCAAAAGTTAGAAAGGCAGTCATCCCTGCCGCTGGACTCGGGACTCGATTTTTACCAGCAACCAAAGCACTTGCTAAAGAAATGTTGCCAATTGTAGATAAACCAACTATCCAGTTTATCGTGGAAGAGGCTCTCAAATCAGGCATTGAAGATATTCTGGTTGTCACTGGTAAATCAAAACGTTCTATTGAAGACCACTTTGACTCAAACTTTGAGCTTGAGTACAACCTCAAAGAAAAAGGCAAACACGACTTGCTAAAATTGGTAGACGAAACAACTGGTATGCGCCTTCATTTCATCCGCCAAACTCACCCTCGTGGTCTTGGAGACGCTGTCTTACAAGCCAAAGCTTTTGTAGGAAATGAACCTTTTGTTGTTATGCTGGGTGATGACCTTATGGACATTACTAACGACAAGGCTATCCCATTGACAAAACAACTGATGAATGATTACGAAAAGACACATGCATCAACCATTGCTGTCATGCCCGTACCACACGAAGACGTTTCATCATATGGAGTTATCGCTCCTCAAGGTGAAGGGATTAATGGTCTCTACAGTGTCGAAACTTTCGTTGAAAAACCAGCTCCCGAAGATGCACCAAGTGATTTAGCAATTATCGGTCGCTATCTTCTGACACCAGAAATTTTTGATATCCTCGAAAAGCAAGCTCCTGGTGCTGGAAATGAAATCCAGCTTACCGATGCTATCGATACGCTTAATAAAACACAACGTGTTTTCGCCCGTAAATTTACAGGAGCTCGTTACGACGTTGGGGATAAGTTTGGCTTTATGAAAACATCTATTGACTACGCCCTCAAGCACCCACAAGTCAAAGATGACTTAAAAGATTACCTCATCCAACTGGGAAAAGAATTGGCTGAGAAGGAATAG
- a CDS encoding AAA family ATPase, translated as MENCVYIISGPPGVGKSTVSKELAYSFDKSAVIEGDLIYLMIKGGIVAPWEDEGYYMDLFWDNIISLTNNFITRGISVVIEYVIFEYQLKKIASFLKEKQIGLKYCVLMAEEKTLKDRDGSRKEIERVGNLSIQARSEFLAKNKEKEKHFLYTDDLDVPKIANIIKTSNRFLIENL; from the coding sequence TTGGAAAATTGTGTTTACATTATTTCAGGCCCCCCAGGCGTTGGGAAAAGTACTGTTAGTAAAGAGTTAGCTTATTCTTTTGATAAGAGTGCAGTTATAGAGGGGGATTTGATTTACTTAATGATTAAAGGTGGCATAGTGGCTCCCTGGGAAGATGAGGGCTATTACATGGATTTGTTTTGGGACAATATCATCAGCTTGACCAATAATTTTATAACTCGAGGCATCTCTGTCGTAATAGAGTATGTCATTTTTGAATACCAACTGAAGAAAATTGCTTCTTTCTTAAAAGAAAAACAAATTGGTCTAAAATATTGTGTCTTAATGGCCGAAGAAAAAACCTTGAAAGATAGGGATGGTTCTCGAAAAGAAATTGAAAGAGTGGGCAACTTATCAATACAAGCAAGAAGTGAGTTTCTAGCTAAAAATAAGGAGAAGGAAAAACATTTTCTGTATACAGATGATTTAGACGTCCCCAAAATAGCAAATATCATTAAAACTTCAAATCGATTTTTGATTGAAAATCTGTAA
- a CDS encoding N-acetyldiaminopimelate deacetylase has protein sequence MLDLIQTRRDLHQIPEIGLEEFKTQAYLLDVIEKLTAVKNFVQVRTWRTGILVYLQGSQPERTIGWRTDIDGLPIVEQTGLSFSSQHQGRMHACGHDFHMTIALGCLERALEEQPKNNLLFLFQPAEENEAGGMLMYEDGAFGDWLPDQFYGLHVRPDLKVGQIATNTHTLFAGTCEVKIRFKGKGGHAAFPHEANDALVAASYFVTQVQSVVSRNVNPIEGAVVTFGLFQAGTTNNVITDTAFLHGTIRALTQDMSLLVQKRVKTVAEGVAAAFDMEVEVELKQGGYLPVENHPALARELMDFFEEKEGIELIDIEPAMTGEDFGYLLSKVDGVMFWLGIDSPYALHHPQMSPKEEALAIGVDAVSSFLKKKAAE, from the coding sequence ATGTTAGATTTGATTCAGACTAGACGAGATTTGCACCAGATTCCAGAGATTGGCTTGGAGGAGTTCAAAACTCAGGCTTATCTGCTGGATGTGATTGAGAAATTGACTGCGGTCAAGAATTTTGTTCAAGTTCGTACTTGGCGGACAGGGATTTTGGTTTACTTGCAGGGAAGTCAGCCAGAGCGTACCATTGGTTGGCGAACAGACATTGATGGTCTGCCTATCGTCGAACAAACAGGACTATCTTTTTCTTCCCAACACCAAGGTCGCATGCATGCTTGTGGACATGATTTCCACATGACTATTGCTTTAGGCTGTCTTGAGCGAGCCCTTGAGGAGCAACCAAAGAACAATCTGCTCTTTCTGTTTCAACCTGCTGAAGAAAATGAAGCTGGTGGCATGCTCATGTATGAGGATGGCGCTTTTGGAGACTGGTTGCCAGACCAGTTTTATGGGCTTCATGTTCGGCCAGATTTGAAGGTTGGACAGATTGCGACCAATACTCATACACTCTTTGCAGGTACTTGCGAGGTGAAGATCCGTTTCAAAGGTAAAGGAGGACATGCAGCCTTTCCGCATGAAGCCAATGACGCCTTGGTGGCGGCTAGTTACTTTGTGACCCAGGTGCAGTCAGTTGTCAGCCGCAATGTTAACCCAATCGAGGGAGCGGTGGTGACCTTTGGTCTTTTCCAAGCCGGAACCACCAACAATGTCATAACGGACACAGCCTTTTTGCATGGAACTATTCGGGCCTTGACACAGGACATGAGTCTCTTGGTGCAAAAGAGGGTCAAAACAGTTGCAGAAGGAGTTGCTGCTGCCTTTGATATGGAAGTCGAAGTGGAACTCAAACAAGGTGGATACCTACCTGTTGAGAACCATCCAGCTTTGGCGCGTGAACTGATGGATTTCTTTGAAGAAAAAGAGGGAATTGAGTTGATTGATATCGAACCTGCTATGACAGGTGAAGACTTTGGTTATCTCCTTTCAAAAGTTGATGGTGTTATGTTCTGGCTAGGTATTGATAGTCCCTACGCCCTTCATCACCCTCAGATGAGTCCTAAGGAAGAAGCCTTAGCTATTGGGGTGGATGCGGTCTCTAGTTTCCTGAAAAAGAAGGCAGCAGAGTAG
- the argS gene encoding arginine--tRNA ligase yields the protein MNTKELIASELASVIDSLDQEAILNLLETPKNSEMGDIAFPAFSLAKVERKAPQMIAAELAEKINSQAFEKVVATGPYVNFFLDKSAISAQVLQAVITEKEHYADQNIGKQENVVIDMSSPNIAKPFSIGHLRSTVIGDSLSHIFQKIGYQTVKVNHLGDWGKQFGMLIVAYKKWGDEEAVKAHPIDELLKLYVRINAEAENDPSLDEEAREWFRKLENGDEEALALWQWFRDESLVEFNRLYNELKVEFDSYNGEAFYNDKMDAVVDILSEKGLLVESEGAQVVNLEKYGIEHPALIKKSDGATLYITRDLAAALYRKNEYQFAKSIYVVGQEQSAHFKQLKAVLQEMGYDWSDDITHVPFGLVTKEGKKLSTRKGNVILLEPTVAEAVSRAKAQIEAKNPELENKDQVAHAVGVGAIKFYDLKTDRTNGYDFDLEAMVSFEGETGPYVQYAYARIQSILRKADFKPETVGNYSLNDAESWEIIKLIQDFPRIINRAADNFEPSIIAKFAISLAQAFNKYYAHTRILDDSPERDSRLALSYATAVVLKEALRLLGVETPEKM from the coding sequence ATGAATACAAAAGAATTGATTGCTAGCGAGTTGGCTAGCGTCATTGATAGCCTGGACCAAGAGGCTATTTTAAATTTACTGGAAACCCCTAAAAACTCAGAAATGGGAGACATCGCTTTCCCTGCTTTTTCTCTTGCAAAAGTCGAACGTAAAGCACCTCAAATGATTGCGGCTGAACTGGCTGAAAAAATTAACAGCCAAGCCTTTGAAAAAGTTGTTGCAACAGGACCTTACGTCAACTTTTTCCTTGATAAATCTGCCATCTCTGCTCAAGTATTGCAAGCTGTTATCACTGAAAAAGAACACTATGCTGACCAAAATATTGGCAAACAAGAAAATGTTGTTATCGATATGTCTAGTCCAAATATCGCTAAACCATTCTCTATTGGTCACCTGCGCTCAACTGTTATCGGAGATAGCTTGTCACATATTTTCCAAAAAATCGGTTATCAAACGGTCAAGGTCAACCATTTGGGAGACTGGGGTAAACAATTTGGGATGTTGATTGTTGCCTACAAAAAATGGGGAGACGAAGAAGCTGTAAAAGCTCATCCAATTGATGAACTCCTTAAACTCTACGTCCGCATCAATGCTGAGGCTGAAAATGACCCAAGCTTGGATGAAGAAGCACGCGAATGGTTCCGTAAACTTGAAAATGGTGACGAGGAAGCTCTCGCTCTTTGGCAATGGTTCCGTGATGAAAGCTTAGTGGAATTTAACCGCCTTTACAATGAACTGAAGGTTGAATTTGACAGCTACAACGGAGAAGCCTTCTACAACGATAAGATGGATGCAGTTGTAGACATTCTTTCTGAAAAAGGCCTCCTTGTTGAATCAGAAGGTGCCCAAGTTGTCAATCTTGAGAAATACGGAATTGAACATCCAGCCCTCATCAAGAAGTCTGATGGTGCAACTCTCTATATCACACGTGACTTGGCTGCAGCCCTTTACCGTAAAAACGAATACCAATTTGCTAAATCTATCTACGTAGTTGGTCAAGAGCAATCTGCCCACTTTAAACAGCTCAAAGCTGTCTTGCAAGAGATGGGCTACGATTGGAGTGACGACATTACTCACGTTCCTTTTGGTTTAGTTACAAAAGAAGGGAAAAAACTCTCTACTCGTAAAGGGAATGTCATCTTGCTAGAGCCTACTGTTGCAGAGGCCGTTAGTCGTGCCAAAGCCCAAATTGAAGCAAAAAATCCTGAACTTGAAAATAAAGATCAGGTAGCACATGCTGTTGGGGTTGGAGCCATTAAATTCTATGACCTTAAGACCGACCGTACAAATGGATACGACTTCGACCTAGAAGCTATGGTATCCTTCGAGGGTGAAACTGGACCTTATGTTCAATACGCCTACGCTCGTATCCAATCTATCTTACGCAAAGCGGATTTCAAACCAGAAACAGTTGGCAACTATAGCTTGAATGATGCTGAAAGTTGGGAAATCATCAAACTAATCCAAGACTTCCCACGTATTATCAACCGTGCGGCGGATAACTTTGAACCTTCTATCATTGCTAAATTTGCAATTAGCCTGGCTCAAGCCTTCAACAAGTACTATGCACATACACGTATCTTGGATGATAGCCCAGAACGCGACAGCCGTCTAGCTCTCAGCTACGCAACTGCAGTCGTTCTCAAAGAAGCCCTTCGCTTGCTTGGAGTAGAAACGCCAGAGAAGATGTAA
- a CDS encoding 5-formyltetrahydrofolate cyclo-ligase, whose amino-acid sequence MKSELRKQVLQEMKALPREQKQFIDQALTERLLQHPFYQEAKVIASYLSFSHEFQTQELIEQALKDGKKVLIPKTYPKGHMEFVVYDPQQLVKTAFGLLEPQGDLEVVDASQIDLIHVPGLAFTTKGYRIGYGGGYYDRYLEHFSGHTLSTIYPCQIQDFIPEKHDIPVQEVLIDEGNL is encoded by the coding sequence ATGAAATCGGAATTACGTAAGCAAGTCTTGCAAGAAATGAAGGCTTTACCTCGAGAGCAAAAACAGTTTATAGACCAAGCTTTAACTGAGCGACTTTTACAACACCCCTTTTACCAAGAAGCTAAGGTCATCGCAAGCTACCTTTCTTTTTCTCATGAGTTTCAAACGCAGGAACTGATTGAGCAGGCGCTGAAGGATGGCAAGAAGGTTCTGATACCTAAAACCTATCCCAAGGGTCACATGGAGTTTGTAGTTTATGATCCGCAGCAGTTGGTAAAAACTGCCTTTGGCTTACTGGAACCACAGGGAGATTTGGAAGTGGTGGATGCCTCTCAGATTGATTTGATTCATGTTCCTGGTCTGGCTTTTACGACGAAAGGATATCGGATAGGATACGGTGGAGGCTATTATGACCGTTATCTGGAACATTTTTCTGGTCATACTTTGAGTACGATATATCCTTGTCAAATTCAGGACTTTATCCCTGAAAAGCATGATATTCCTGTTCAGGAGGTATTAATTGATGAAGGAAATCTTTGA
- a CDS encoding DMT family transporter, translating into MNQYQKKIVKGTIYSLLSGLIWGICGILGEYFFTHYQVSSGWITSMRLTLAGSLVLIWSAVQLKSQVLDIWRDKKNYLPFLAYAILGIFSVQYFFYLCVEYSNAATATILQFISPVFILFYNRLVYQKRASKSAILYVLVAMLGVCLMATKGDLSQLSMTPLALVTGLLSAMGVMFNVILPQPFAKRYGFVPTVGWGMILAGLFSNVLSPVYQLSFTLDIWSILICLIIAFFGTAFAFFISMKAVSLVSPLVVSVISASEPLSSALLSVLFLGLVVDWSLLLAMALIILPMIFLSIEEAKESK; encoded by the coding sequence ATGAATCAGTATCAGAAAAAGATTGTTAAAGGAACCATTTATTCACTCCTATCTGGCTTAATCTGGGGAATCTGTGGAATTTTAGGAGAGTATTTCTTTACTCATTACCAGGTGTCTTCGGGCTGGATTACCTCTATGCGTTTGACACTGGCAGGGAGTCTTGTGCTCATTTGGTCTGCAGTGCAATTAAAATCGCAAGTGTTAGATATTTGGCGAGATAAGAAAAATTACCTACCCTTTTTAGCCTATGCTATTTTGGGGATTTTTTCAGTTCAGTATTTTTTCTACCTCTGCGTAGAATATTCTAATGCAGCGACAGCAACTATTTTACAGTTTATTAGCCCTGTCTTTATCCTCTTTTACAATCGCTTGGTTTATCAAAAACGAGCGTCAAAAAGTGCTATTCTTTATGTTTTGGTTGCCATGTTGGGTGTTTGCCTGATGGCGACAAAGGGAGATCTCTCTCAATTATCCATGACACCACTAGCACTTGTGACGGGTTTGCTGAGTGCCATGGGGGTCATGTTTAATGTTATCTTGCCTCAACCTTTTGCGAAGCGCTATGGTTTTGTACCCACGGTTGGGTGGGGGATGATTTTAGCAGGTTTATTTAGCAATGTCCTCTCACCAGTTTATCAACTTTCCTTTACTCTTGATATTTGGAGTATCTTGATTTGCCTCATTATCGCTTTTTTCGGGACGGCTTTTGCCTTTTTCATTTCCATGAAGGCAGTGTCCTTGGTTTCTCCTTTAGTGGTTTCTGTTATCAGTGCCAGTGAACCTCTCTCTTCTGCCCTTTTGAGTGTTTTATTTTTAGGCTTGGTAGTGGATTGGTCCCTTCTTCTAGCTATGGCCTTGATTATTTTGCCCATGATTTTCCTATCGATAGAAGAAGCGAAAGAAAGTAAATAA
- a CDS encoding NAD(P)H-dependent glycerol-3-phosphate dehydrogenase codes for MEKQTVAVLGPGSWGTALSQVLNDNGHEVRIWGNLPEQINEINTNHTNKHYFKDVVLDENIIAYTDLAEALKDVDAILFVVPTKVTRLVAQQVAQTLDHKAIIMHASKGLEPDSHKRLSTILEEEIPEHLRSDIVVVSGPSHAEETIVRDLTLITAASKDLQTAQYVQELFSNHYFRLYTNTDVIGVETAGALKNIIAVGAGALHGLGFGDNAKAAIIARGLAEITRLGVALGASPLTYSGLSGVGDLIVTGTSIHSRNWRAGDALGRGESLADIEANMGMVIEGISTTRAAYELAQELGVYMPITQAIYQVIYHGTNIKDAIYDIMNNEFKAENEWS; via the coding sequence ATGGAAAAACAAACCGTCGCCGTCTTGGGACCTGGTTCTTGGGGAACTGCCCTTTCACAAGTCTTAAATGACAATGGACACGAGGTACGTATTTGGGGAAATCTGCCTGAGCAAATCAATGAAATTAATACCAATCATACTAACAAACACTACTTTAAAGATGTCGTTCTAGATGAAAATATCATTGCCTACACCGACTTAGCAGAGGCATTGAAAGATGTAGATGCGATTTTGTTTGTTGTCCCAACAAAAGTGACACGACTTGTTGCCCAGCAAGTTGCACAAACCTTGGACCATAAGGCTATCATCATGCACGCATCAAAGGGATTAGAACCTGATAGCCATAAACGATTATCAACCATCCTTGAAGAAGAAATTCCTGAACATCTCCGCAGTGATATTGTCGTTGTTTCAGGACCTAGTCATGCGGAAGAAACCATTGTGCGTGACCTGACCTTAATCACTGCTGCTTCTAAAGATTTACAAACAGCTCAATACGTTCAGGAACTATTTAGTAATCACTACTTCCGACTTTATACCAATACGGATGTTATCGGAGTCGAAACTGCTGGTGCTCTTAAAAATATTATTGCTGTCGGTGCTGGAGCTTTACATGGTTTGGGATTTGGTGACAATGCCAAGGCAGCCATCATCGCTCGAGGCTTGGCAGAAATTACCCGCCTAGGAGTAGCACTCGGTGCCAGTCCATTGACCTATAGTGGCTTATCTGGTGTGGGAGATTTGATTGTAACGGGAACCTCCATCCACTCTCGTAACTGGAGAGCTGGCGATGCTCTCGGACGTGGAGAATCCCTAGCTGATATCGAAGCCAATATGGGCATGGTAATCGAAGGAATCTCAACGACTCGAGCAGCCTATGAACTAGCGCAAGAACTTGGAGTCTATATGCCCATTACACAAGCCATTTACCAAGTTATTTACCACGGAACCAATATCAAAGATGCCATTTATGACATCATGAACAATGAATTTAAAGCAGAAAATGAGTGGTCTTAA
- a CDS encoding rhomboid family intramembrane serine protease, which produces MKEIFDRRYPVTSFFLFVTALVFPLMLVTAGGNFDRADTLFRFGAMYGPAIRLFPEQVWRLFSAIFVHIGWEHFIVNMLSLYYLGRQVEEIFGSKQFFFLYLLSGMMGNLFVFVFSPKSLAAGASTSLYGLFAAIIVLRYATRNPYIQQLGQSYLTLFVVNIIGSVLIPGISLAGHIGGAVGGAFLAVIFPVRGERRMYGTSQRLGAVVLFVGLAVLLFYKGMGL; this is translated from the coding sequence ATGAAGGAAATCTTTGATAGACGTTATCCTGTGACGAGTTTCTTCCTTTTTGTGACGGCCTTGGTGTTTCCACTAATGTTGGTGACTGCAGGCGGAAACTTTGATAGGGCAGATACCTTATTTCGATTTGGAGCCATGTATGGGCCAGCTATTCGCCTCTTTCCTGAGCAAGTTTGGCGTCTCTTCTCTGCCATTTTTGTTCATATTGGGTGGGAGCATTTTATTGTCAATATGCTTTCGCTCTATTATCTTGGTAGGCAAGTAGAGGAAATTTTCGGATCCAAGCAGTTTTTCTTTCTCTATCTATTATCTGGAATGATGGGCAATCTCTTTGTTTTTGTATTTAGTCCCAAATCCTTAGCAGCAGGAGCCTCTACCTCTCTTTATGGGCTATTTGCCGCGATTATTGTTCTTCGCTATGCTACTCGGAACCCCTATATCCAGCAGCTAGGCCAATCTTATCTGACACTTTTTGTGGTTAACATTATTGGAAGTGTTCTGATTCCAGGAATCAGCCTAGCAGGCCATATCGGTGGTGCAGTCGGCGGAGCATTTCTAGCAGTTATCTTTCCAGTTCGAGGAGAAAGAAGGATGTATGGTACCAGCCAGAGGTTAGGAGCGGTAGTGTTATTCGTAGGACTCGCAGTTTTGCTTTTCTACAAGGGAATGGGGTTGTGA
- the dapD gene encoding 2,3,4,5-tetrahydropyridine-2,6-dicarboxylate N-acetyltransferase, producing MTATKMNAQEIIQFIANAEKRTSVKVTFEGQLATAVPSSVVKLGNVLFGDWKDVAPLLDGLVENQDYVVEQDARNSAVPLLDKRAINARIEPGAIIRDQVEIGDNAVIMMGAVINIGAEIGAGTMIDMGAILGGRAIVGKNSHVGAGAVLAGVIEPASAEPVRVGDNVLIGANAVVIEGVQIGSGSVVAAGAIVTQDVPENVVVAGVPARIIKEIDAQTQQKTALEDALRTL from the coding sequence ATGACTGCTACAAAAATGAACGCTCAAGAAATTATCCAATTTATCGCCAATGCCGAAAAGAGAACCAGTGTTAAAGTAACCTTTGAAGGACAACTTGCAACTGCTGTACCAAGCTCTGTTGTCAAACTAGGGAATGTACTATTTGGAGACTGGAAAGATGTGGCTCCGCTTCTCGATGGTTTGGTAGAAAATCAAGACTATGTTGTTGAGCAAGATGCTCGTAATTCTGCAGTTCCCTTGCTAGACAAACGTGCTATCAATGCTCGTATCGAGCCAGGTGCTATTATCCGTGATCAGGTTGAAATTGGTGACAATGCTGTTATCATGATGGGAGCTGTTATCAATATCGGTGCTGAAATCGGTGCAGGAACCATGATTGACATGGGGGCTATCCTTGGTGGCCGTGCTATCGTTGGGAAAAACAGTCACGTTGGTGCAGGTGCCGTTCTTGCAGGTGTGATTGAGCCAGCTAGCGCAGAACCAGTCCGTGTTGGAGATAATGTTCTTATCGGCGCTAATGCAGTGGTTATCGAAGGAGTCCAAATCGGTAGTGGTTCAGTTGTCGCAGCAGGAGCTATTGTTACCCAAGATGTCCCAGAAAACGTGGTGGTAGCAGGTGTTCCAGCTCGTATCATCAAAGAGATTGATGCCCAAACCCAACAAAAAACAGCGCTAGAGGATGCGCTTCGTACCTTATAA